TATCTACAGCGAAACCCTGAGGACTCCCTTTTATCTAGGAGTCTTAACTACTATAAAAGTCTGTTTGACACAGAGGAATATCTTATAGACCATGAGGAGAAGCCATATGAGGTATTTATTCTCTCTAATTTATTCTCTCATTTGATAAggtcacaaaaaatatatggaTTCATATCAATCTGTTTCTTAGGCTTTATTCTTGAAGGCTGTAAAGCTGTATAATTCAGGGGATTTTAGCAGCAGTGCTCGAGACATGGAGCTGGCAGCTGCTgagtattttaaaacattcagcACGTGTTTGATGTCCTGTGAGGGGTCATACGATGTGCAGGAGTTTAAAGACTTCTACCCCACCTTAGCCGGTCAGTGATGTCATTATTCATTCTCAGATTTGCTTCAATTCAAATAAGTCTGGTTCAAAAGGAATGATCTGACATAGGACGTCTAGTCCCATCAAAGGTTGTGTCAGTAGTCTATAAATGCAAtgcactctctcttttttctcccCAGATTTCTATTTTGAAGTAATGAAGTGTAAACTAAAATGTGAGGAAAATTTGATTCCAAATGTTGGTGGTTTCTTTGTGGAAAAATTTGTTGCCACCATGTACCACTACATGCAGTTTGCTTATTACAAATGTAagtaacaaacacaaaacaaaaattgttaaCTGTCTTCTGTCAGcagtaaaaaccaaaaaaaactacagtatGCCCATATTTCATATTAGTACATGTAATGTGGAAAGATGTAAGAGACATGCAACTCTCTCAGTATCTTAAGTCAACTTGAAAATTTACTAGATGTTAAGTGACAAATTGGACAATTTAGTTACAGGTATTCAGATATTTTGTATTCTGTCAAAATAACATGCTCACAAGACATTTTAGTGTAATAGATTTGTTGCACTTGaccatttcatacattttaatcgAATAGCAATCTCATAATGTGATCCCCAGTTTTTAAATTGAGTGccattttagataaaatatgTGAATTTGGTGTAAAAGTGACATATACTCTATAAATTACACTGCTTCAAATGCACCCATAGACTATTTgccaaaaggtttttaattaaaaaaaaaaacaaacagtcaaattatgttttttatttatttgttcttctaGTAAATGATGTTCGAAATGCAGCACCGTGTGCAGCAAGCTATTTGCTGTTTGATGCAAATGATCAAGTGATGCAGCAGAACATGGCCTACTACAGATTCTACAGACAACAGTGGGGACTGGAGGATGAGCATTTCAAACCACGACCAGtgagtataaacacacacatgcataccaTGAAAAAAGAATATTCATCCTTTTTGAAAAATCTCTTTAACGTTTGCAAATGTGCAATACATTAACAGTAAGCAATGAGATATCTTAACATAAAAGATATAATAGGGGACATGAGCTTTATAAAACACCTGGTTTTGATGTGATAGTTAAGGTTACACCAGCAACATGCCTGTGGACACTGCAGACTAGCGGTCTGCCATATGTTCTGCATGCCAATGCAGAAGTATAAATATTAAAGGCATCAGTGTAGGTCAGATGCAGAAGTATAAATCAGCCTTTACcaccatgtcgttccaaacctacAAAAGCTTTCcaattgactgccaagtaaataacactgtcaagtGCTGATGAACTCTCAGGACGCTTGTCAAGATCTTGTAACAAGATGTGAGAGTAGGGGAGAAATAGGGGGTGGGTGGAgagtgacccctgacagaccgGCAAAAGCCGCCCAGATCCGATAGAGGCTGTCGGCGTTGGCGTTTGCCGCTCCAGCTCCATGATGCACAATGAAGTGAAAGCCTTGGAGCGCAAGGAACCATCGGTCACCCTAGCGTTGGTATCCTTGGCTTGGGCCATCCATTGCAGGGGTGCATGGTCGGTGACCAGAGTGAACGTCCAGCCCAAGAGTTAGTAGCGGAGCTCCAGCACTGCCCACCGCTGCATGATTTCTCTCGGCCGGCTGTCGCCAATGCTGGTGCTGGGCTCGGGCATTAtgtttgaaccactgatgaACTATTCTGACCGTGAATGAatcttgacagtgttatttattgtACAGTTAAAGGGAGAGttacaagcctcccggttttcttAACACAAGTATCGTTTTGAAGATGACTGATGTAAAAAGTCcacaaactgcatttaaacaaactgcattttgattggtaatCACAGTCATACGTCATGAAAATAGACGCAGCATGAGTCATTGATCATTATTTTTACACGCGCTAGAGGGTGCTtgcctttaaaatgtaaatataggtCATAATAAGGTATTTGCACAAATGACCCATATGGTCCTTTTTTGTTGGAGgagaaaacaagattttttttaaatctttgtttaaagattgttttatttgaattttacaacaacaacaaaaaagaacatacatttaaaaatacagtatcctgataaaaagaacattttattttatttaatgcatttatttaatgcatttttcaacaaattcacacacacatcctcatgACAGAAACTATTGATAAaggtatatttgtttttatagaatGGCTCAGCCATTCTGAAGTGGCCTGGTAGATAATAAGGGATATGAGCTTTACCTGGTTTTGAAATATAGAAGACAAAACACATGAACAGTTATTGcaatcattttactttttatttgttaaacagTCTATTTCAACTGACAACATTGATTTGTAAATGTTCTGGCTTTGCTTAGGCAcctattattttaacatttctgtcTTTGTGTCCATACAGGAGGCTCTTAGATATTTAAATCAAACCACCAACCTAAAGGAACTTCTGGAGTTTGCACAGAATTATTTACAGACAGATGACGAGGTAAACAGTAGCTACATAAAATAACCCTAAAATAAGCCAACTATATTTCTTGAATGGCAAATGCAGTGGTGTGTGGTGGCTGTGTAGTTTAGTAAAGTCTCACATTGTTTTAGGTTGACCTGGAATAGATTTTTCAAgccaaagacacacacacacacacacacacacacacacacacacacacacacacacacacacacacacacacacacattttaggaGCAGTCAAGTCAGAATGAAGTAGTTAGAATTTTCACATTGTGCATATGTCATTTGCAAAGTTTTTCCTTATCTCTGCAAGCCTGCAACATATATCTATTTGTTAATGACACAGTGCATGTTCAAA
The genomic region above belongs to Puntigrus tetrazona isolate hp1 unplaced genomic scaffold, ASM1883169v1 S000001062, whole genome shotgun sequence and contains:
- the p3h4 gene encoding endoplasmic reticulum protein SC65 — its product is MAQTRICLVVFFGTAYLFCTVNAQYEKYSFKSFPANDLMPLESAYGHALEMYAAQDWKQSAKYLELSLRLHRLLKDSEAHCSQNCNTAGREYEENNTETTLLVMGHIIMRAACLKRCKTDFPVFSISYPKRETFGAFEQRIPYRYLQYVYYQMNDLERAVSAAHTYLQRNPEDSLLSRSLNYYKSLFDTEEYLIDHEEKPYEALFLKAVKLYNSGDFSSSARDMELAAAEYFKTFSTCLMSCEGSYDVQEFKDFYPTLADFYFEVMKCKLKCEENLIPNVGGFFVEKFVATMYHYMQFAYYKLNDVRNAAPCAASYLLFDANDQVMQQNMAYYRFYRQQWGLEDEHFKPRPEALRYLNQTTNLKELLEFAQNYLQTDDEDTVSSEEAASALSSPPDEEFEGIGDYEESFLAEWWQEPKTKGDTGEPAE